CTTGGGATTGGAGATGCTGCTGGTCTGTTTCGGAGCCACCGTCCTGGTCCCGCTGCTGACCGGTATCGATGTTTCGGTCGTGCTTTTTTCCGCCGGCGTGGCCACCGTCTTCTTCCATTTTCTCACCGGTTACCGCAGCGCCAACGGCTCCGTCCCCATTTTTCTGGGTTCTTCGTTCGCGTATCTTCCCGCCATTCTGGGAGCCAAGGCGCTGGGGTTCCCGTGGCCTTCCATCTTCTTCGGCCTGGCCTGCGCCGGGATCGGCAAGATCGTTTTTTCCCGGGTAATCA
This genomic stretch from bacterium harbors:
- a CDS encoding solute carrier family 23 protein; translation: MRNGARRAWQDSPAGLAVLGLEMLLVCFGATVLVPLLTGIDVSVVLFSAGVATVFFHFLTGYRSANGSVPIFLGSSFAYLPAILGAKALGFPWPSIFFGLACAGIGKIVFSRVI